TTGGTGGGGTTGTCAGAGATAGCCAGCACCCTCCTGCTCACCGTCTGGATGGTGACAGCATCCACACTCAGTTCCTGCAGCCACTGTACCAGGCCTTGGTCTGCTGGGAAAGCAGCTGTCAAGGGGAAGTCAGGTGGTGAGGCTATGGCTCACCTGCCAGAAGCTGCCTCACACCCACCATTCCTGTTCTCCAGCCAGGTCCTACTCACCTGGGGGCTCAGAGGCCAGGGCCTCCCCATCCACCCGCTGTAGAGCCCGTTGCATCAGGGCCTGGCACTCTCGTTCCTTCTCAGCCAGGACAGCTCGAAGCCTGGTGGAGGGCAGGAGGCGAGTAGAGTGCAGTGGGGGTGAAGCCAGCACAGAGGCTAAGGGCGATTCCAAGGCGCTTTACCTATTAGTCTCTGCTCGCAAGAGGCCCAGCTGCACCATCAGAGGCGGGGGTCCATACTCAGGCTCCTTCGGGAGCGGGTTACACTGAACGAGGGTCTCCTGTTGCTTCGTCTGGGACCCCTTGTCTTTAGTCGGCTCCTCTGACAGCTGGGAGACTACCTCCTTCTCCACCTCTGCCAAACCGAGTGGGGTGAGCTCAGACAGGGCAAGAACACCCATTTTGGGTGGGATGAGGGACTGCTGGTGGAGGGCCGCTCTGCGTGGTGCGGGTCTGGGAGCAGGCCTTTGGCCACGCCCCCACCAGCTTCTGCTGGTTGGCGGCGCCCCTTCTGTGGCTGGCCCCCACCGGCCACGCCCTCTACCGGCCCCACTCCGTGTTTGCCACGCCCCCAAAGGTCACTCCCCCGCCGGCGGGCAGGTAGGCGCCAGTCCCCTTCCTACCCGGGCCTAGCACAGCCAAGGCTGCCCGGACAGCGCGGCTAAGCAGCGAGTCCAGCACGAACATCCAGTGTGGGCGGATCTGGCGCCTGCGGAGGACCTGCTTCACCTGGAGAGGAAAGAAGGGCGTAGCTGAGTGGGCTGGGCCTCAAAGAGGAGTGGGGCTTGAGTTGGAAAGGCCTAGGAGATGTCCTGTCTGAGAGGAATGGGGTGGGCGGACTCAGGGTTAAGGGAGCAGCTGGGGCGCTAGGAGTGAGTAGTGGATGTTCCTTTCCATCTTCACGGAGGAGACGTGGAGTCTTGGAACCTAAGTCCTTGCACATTCTTAGGCACAGGGAGCTCACTACCTCTTATTGAACTGCCCTATAACCGTGTGAAAAActgtcagcgaaaaaggggaagcccctcaaggagatggattgacacagaagctgccacaatgggctcaaacatagcaactgttTTGAGGATGGCccgggactgggcaatgtttcattctgttgtacatggggtcgctatgagttggaaccaattcgatggcacctgacaacaacctaACAAGCTGTGTGAAAGCTCTCCTCACCGCATCCGGGAAGGCAAAGAGTGGTCCTTGAAGAAGCCCAGGCCCAAGGCCCTGGGCCCGCAGCTGCCTTTGCAGAGCCCGCAGGTCCTGGGCCAGCTGCCGGCGGTTGGGAGTGTGGATATGTGCCCGGAGGCAGCGCAGTAGCTGTTCCACCTGATTCCTGCCAAGCTGAGGACCCTGAGAACGAAGAGAAGGGTCATCGGCGAGAGTCTCCACCCGTCCCCACCCGAGAGCCAAGAGACTCTTGAGGGGAAGGCGTCAGCGGGAGGCCTGCCCCCGCTCGACCACCAGGGGGCGCTGGGGCGGGCCGTCGCACCTGTTCCTGCTCCAGGCGCAGACTGTCCGCCAGCACAGACAGCTCCTGCTCCAGCACCCCCGCCAGCATGGCCCGGCGCTTGCTCTCTTGGTGCAGCAGGCTCAGCCCCGAACTCTCCTCAGGGGAAGGGGGTTCCTCGGCCCCGGGCTTCTCGGGCACCCTGGGTGCATTGGAGAGTGGCCGATAGAGGGCGGGGCAGCAACATCGTTCCACCACCTCCGCCacagggtttgaatcctggctcttttACTGTAACGCCTACCTCACAGGGATAAAAGAGCTAAACTAGGCACTGACGGGGCATAATAAATACAAGAGCATCTCAGGGAGGGTACAGGTGGGCACCAAATGCCACCCTCGCAAGTGGTCAAGGTGCCCAGATTCCCAAGAAGAGATTTTTCTGGAGGGGGAACAAGAACAAAACCAGGCTAAGGGAACCCACCAGGACCCTATGCTCTTACCGGAGCCTGCTGGTGCCCCCGTAACTGAGGCAGCGCTTCGGAGGGCTGGGCGGGTGCTGTGAGGGTGCCTGAGAGCACGGGAATGTCTGGGACTGGGTGGTTGAGTCAGCTGAGGGAGTGAGGCTGGCTGAAGGGACATCTGAGGGAGAACAAGGCTGTCAGCCTAAGCCACCCCTCATCCCTGTCACCTCCATAGCTCCCCTGCCCTCACTCCAGTGTGCTTGCTCCCTTGTATGCAGCACCTGAGGGCAGTGGAGCATGGCGAGGGGAGCTGGGGCTGCGGCTCTTCTTCCCAGGCTGCAGGAAAGGGTCCCCCAACAGAGCTTGGGCACTGGCTCGGAGGCGGGGGTCTGGCTCAAAAGTTTGGAGGAGGAAGGCTTGGGCCTCAGCAGACAGAGAATTGGGCATTGGCGGATGCACCTTGTACATGCCCACCTGGGGGAAATCAGAAAAGACAAACAAGATAAAGCTTAGAGAAGTTCAGGGCTCAgtctcaccccaccccacctttgAGGGCTAGGTCTCACCTGAAACATGGCAGCCTGTGGGCTCCCTAGTTCATAGAAGGGCGGGCGACCTGTGGCCATCTCAATTACAGTGCAGCCCAATGACCAGATGTCAGCCGCCTTCCCATACCCTCGTGGGCCTTGGTCAATGATTTCTGGGGCCATATACTGCAGGGTTCCTAGGATAGGACCAGAAGCAACAATGGTCATCTAAGCTTTATCACTGAAGAGGTCTCCAGGGCACCCACTCTGAACTTCATCATCCAAAATAGATTCCGTCACCTACCCTGGCCACCAAACATCTATCCTGAGTGTCATCACCCACCCTAGGCTCCATCACCTGCCAAGGCTTCCATTACTCATCCTAGGTTCCATCACATTCATAGTCTCTGTCACCCACAGTAGGGTCCCATCATATACCCTGAGCTCTatttctttcaccgtacctatttaacctgtatgctgagcaaataatatgagaagctggactatatgaagaagaacggggcatcaggattggaggaagactcattaacaacctgcattatgcagacgacacaaccttgcttgctgaatgtgaagaggacttgaagcactaaggaagatcaaagaccaaagccttcagtacggattacacctcaacataaagaaaacaaaaatcctcacaactggaccaatgagcaacatcatgataaaaagagaaaagattgaagttgttaaggatttcattttacttggatccacaatcaacagccatggaagcagcagtcaagaaatcaaaagatgcattgcattgggtaaatctgctgcaaaggacctcttcaatgtgttgaagagcaaagatgtcaccctgaagactaaggtgcgtctgacccaagtcatggcattttcaatcgcatcatatgcatgtgaaagctggacaatgaataaggaagacggaagaagaattgatgcctttgaatcgtggtgttggtgaagaatatcaaatataccatggactgccaaaagaatgaacaaatctgtcttagaagaagcacagccagaatgctccttagaggcaaggatggcaagactgcgtcttacatactttggacatgtcaggagggatcagtccctggagaaggacatcatgcttgacagagtacagggtcagcagaaaagaggaagaccctcaacaaggtgaattgacacagtggctgcaacaatgagctcaagcataacaacaattgtaaggatggcgcaggaccggacagtgttttttgttctgttgtgcatagggtcgctatgagtcagaaccgactcgatggcacctgacaacaataacaacagctatCACCTATATTGGCCTCCAACACTCACCTTGGCCTGAATCAGCACCCCTGGGCTCCATTTCAGGTGCTGAACTCAACTTTATCACCTATCCATGCTGCAAGCCTAGATTCTTTCACCCCACTCCTGGCTCAGTCACCTGCCCTGGGTTCGATCCCCCCATTAGGACTCTAACTCAATGCCCAGGAAAAACCTCATTCCTTGGAAGACCCAAAGAGTTCTTTTGCCCCAGTCAGCattgccaccaccacccccacacgTTGTTACCTGTAAAGGTCTCAGTGCAGGGTGTGATGCCTGCCAGCCGCTTGGAGGTGCCAAAGTCAGAAATCTTGAGCAGCCCACTGAAGGTGTTGATCAGCACATTGTCCCCCTGAGCAGAGACATCCTTTCAGCCAGCCCCACTCCCTCAGCTGACTTTACCACCCAGTCCCAGACATTCCCGTGCCCTCAGGCACCCTCTCAGCACCCACTCAGCCTCAGTGAACACTGGCTGCCTCAGTGAACACTGGGATGAGCCCCTGACACCAGAACTGGACCCCACCCTAGGATACTATCTCCTGGAGTTCCCAGCCTGGCCCTGCCTCTATCATCTTCCTTCCCTGCCATTCCACCTACATTCACCTCTGAGAGCTGGCCAATACCTGGCCTGGCTTCAGATATGAACGTCTCCTCTTCTTCTCTAAGTAACCTCCCGACAAATTCCCCACCTTTTGCAAAGGCTCTGCCCAGCCTCCATCTAGGGCTATGTCTCCTCCCACCCCTACCCCATCCCCCACCACCAGCAGGCCAGGAGGGGCCAGCCACAGGATTTACCTTGATATCCCGGTGCACGATGTGGTTGTCATGCAGATAGCTGAGTCCCTGAAGTATCTGCCGGGTATAGAAACTGATGGTGCTCTCATTGTCCTTCAGGGGTCCCCACACTGACCGCAGCAAGGAAGAGAGGCTGCCTGGGCAGATACAGTCCAAGTTCATCCTTGGTACCCACTTGCTCTAGCCCACAGCTCTCTGCTCATGACCAGGCACACCCACGCCCTGGCCCAGACTTAGTTACCCAACCCCACTCCAGTTAATTCTAGGCCGGGATTCTtttctccctagggtttccacccTGCCTGGCTCCACCCCCAAGCCCCACACCCAGTTTTCCATTCCCAGCCCATACAGGAcaggtacctccaggcacttccTCCATGAAGATCTTGAGGTAGCCACCCTGGCTGGCTGAGCCCAGATAGCGCACGATGTTCTTGTGTCGCAGGCGTTTGTGCAAAGCGATCTCTTTATGCAGGGGCTGAGAGAACCTGGAGGAGGTAGGGGAGAGAAAATTGGGACAGGTTTGGGCAGCAGTGCTAACTCTATTCCAGCACCACCCAGAGCCTGCCCCGCCCACAATGCCTTTTCTACCCATATCGCCCCGCCCACAGGCCGCTTCAAATGATTACCTGTCCACTCCGCCCGGACCCCAGGCATCCCTGTTGCCCCCGCCTGTAGCCCCGCCCACAGGACACTAAATTCGTGGTCCTGTCCACTTGACCCGACCACTTAGATCCTCGCCTGTGCACAGCGCCGCCCGCGGGCCCAGTGTGTCGCACCTGCTGTCCCGCTCTGGGATCTCTTTGATGGCGATGCGCACTTTCGTGTGTCGTTCGCGGCCTGCGTACACCACCCCATACGTGCCCTTGCCCAGAACCAGACGTTCGCCGGTCTCTGAGTACTCATAGTCAAACTGCGGGGAGCGGAGTGAGACGGGGTCAGCAGGGCCCTCCGCCCTTCCGCCTCCTTGAGCTTCCGTCTCACTTCCTTACCTCCAGCACCTCCCCCACGCCCTCCGCCCCTTCCGCGGGCGCCGTGGAATCCGGATTCGTCACCGAGGTCTGGATCAGGCCGCAGAACCTGTGGGTAGGGAACGTCAGGCCGGCGGGAAGGGCACCTGGGGCGGGAACCGTCCCCTGTCGTGCCAGGAGCACCTAGGGGACATCGCCCTTCCTTTCCCGCACTCCCGGAGCATCCCTGGCCCTCAGTGTACCCGCCCCAAGAGGCTGCGCGCACCACTGGCAGTGCCCTACGCTGGGGAAGCACAGCTGGACGTCCTGAGCCGGGGGAAGCACGTAGAGGAAGCAGCAGCGCTCGTCCCGCTTGGAGGTGCTGCGAAGGAACGAAGAACCGCAGTCAGCACCAGGCGGCCGGCAGCTCCGGCCCCGCCCCACCCAGACCGCCCACAGGCCCCACCTCTCACCTGACGCCGCAGACAGAGGCGACTGGGAAGGTCCAGCTGGAGGGCTTGTTCTGCGGGAAGCAAGGGAATCTGAGGAGGTGCTGGGGACTGGAAGAGCGACCTGGGGATGGGAGAAAGGCTCGACAGAAAGGTGCGTATCGGCGAGTGAGGGTACTCGGCAGTGACTTCACCTGGGTCTCCGGCTCCAACAGGCTGAGAGTCACAGCGCTCACTGGGTCCGCACCCTGAACCTCGAGCCTCGCAGGGAGCAGCACCTTGTTTAGCTCCAAGACCAGCACCTGCGGATGGCGAGGGAGAAGGATGAGAACGGGCCACCCCTCTCCCGGGTCCCCAACCCCAACGGACCTCACCAAGCACTGATCCTCTTGCGGAGAGGCAGGCTTGAATGGCTTGCAGGACTGTAGCAAGAAGTGGAGCCAGAAGTGGGCACGGCGCGGGGGCCCTCCGAGGGGCTCCGGGGTGGGTCTGAAGTGCTGGTAGAGCAGGAATGTTTCCATCACTGACACCAGATACCTGCAGGCACAGCCTTGTCCTCAGCTCAGCCCAAACAGCAGCTAGACTTCCAGGGAGAGGAGACTGGCTTGGATGTAGCCAGAATGTGGTAACTGGGTTCCCGGGGCGCTGGCCTTGAAGGGACCAGGTCATTAGCTCAGGTCTCAGGCTAGAGTGCTAGTGGACATGAGTGCAGGACATGTCAAGAGCCCAGGCCAGGCCAAAACTTACCAGATGGGGGCATTGAGCTTGTATAGCTGCTCTGCAGCCAGCACCACCTGGGTGGCGTCATTGGCGAGGATCTGGGCTCCCAGGTAGAAGCCTACATCCCAGTAATACTGCATCTTCTCCACACAGCCTTTGCGGGCCAGCAGGCAACCCAGCTTCATGCCTGGGGGAGAGGGGCATGAGCCCCAGTGAGTATAGGTGCAGGTGTGGGCAAGGCCCAGGTGTGGGCCGCATCATTCATGTGGGCATGAACATAGAGATGGGTAAAAACTTAGGGGTGGGCAAGATCTCAGgaagaagtctgagttcaggcaCAGTTGAGGGTTTGGGCATAACTACATATGGAATTCAGTCTGTAATGAATACAGGTGTGAACTTGGGGACAGGTATGGGCTTAAGGGCATGTGAGAATGCAGGACAGGTGTGAGGACCCAGATGTGGGTAGAGAAGGGGATGAGCTCAGTCCCAATCATgttctccctccctacccttttCCCAAGCCTCTGAGCCCTGGCTGGTAGGGGTACACGGCAGCCAGGATCAGGACCCACCTATGAGCCGGAGCTCCTCAGAGTCCTCGAAGCGCTGCCCAGCAGCAAGGAGGAGCACAGCTGCATTGATGCCTGAGTGGAGGCTGGGCTCCACCTCAAAGGCCTTTCGATACCTGGCAGGAGGAGAGGAGACAGGAAGGAACACAGGCTGGACTGATGCCCACAGGCCTATCCCTCCTCCCCCCAGCTTAGCCCATTGCCCACTCGATTGTGCCCCTTACCAGTGATAGGCCTGCTCCCGGTGCCCAGCATCCTGGAAGCCAGAGCTGAAGAACATGTCTTTGTAGACACGGCCACACATGCAGTACAGGTCAGGTGCCACAGAACCTTCAAACTGTACCAGTGGCAGCAGCACGGCCAGTGCCTTTTCACGGTCCCCAGGCCTGTTCCTCCTGGAGGCAGGGGAAGATGGGCTGGGGAGCCCCCTGATGCCCCTGTCCCACCCTGTCCAGGGACTACCAGACCCTGACACCAGGGATCCTGCCAGAGACTTTATAATAATGACCCCAGAATGGCAGTGACCCTGGTCAGCCCTGACCTCTCAAGAGGCAGTGACATGAGATGGAAGTGATTCCTCACTGTAATTACTCTGAATGACAGTGATCTTGGACAACTGCGACCACCCCAGGAGCAATAATCCACCaccgccacccccacccccacccctgccccccacaGGGAATCAGTAACCCAGAACAACAGGGACTTTTTGATATCAGTGACCCAGGTCAGCAAATTCCCTGAAGAGCAGTGATCCCAGGCAGCAATGACCTAGCACAGCAGACAGGCCACAGAGACCCCCATGCGGCTATGACTGAGCCTCACTCTACCACTTACCGGTTGAGGGCAAATGTGTAGTGGAAGCAGACATTATGCTGCTCGGCCACATCACAGGTGGGCAAGGCCTGCAGCGTCTCCACCAGCTCAATGATAGCTGAGTAGTCCTGAAGGGGGGGCAGCAAGCACAGGCATGATGGCCTCTGGGGACTCCATTGGCCCCCAGCTCAAAACCTTGATCTTGGGCCTCCTCCCCTCACTTTTCCACCAACCTCTTGCACAGCACAGGACAGCAGACACCACACATTGCATAAAGCACCCACCGTGTGCCCTAATCTCACACCTGCCCTGTGTGGCAGTGCCATGATCACCTCctattataaatgaggaaactgaggctcagaaagattagGTAATTTACTCAAAGCCACCACTGAGCAAATGGCACAGCCAGGAGCTGAACTAGGGTTTGTCTGACATCAAATGCCTGCATAGCAATGACCCTGGACAGCTGTGACCACTTAGCTGCTGCCTCTCTGTGCCCCACACACCTGCACGTCACGGTAGGAGAGCAGCAGGTTCATGACAATGTCGGGGCTCAGCAGCTCCACGCTGTCCAGTCCCCGCTGCAGGCGAGCCAGCTCCTGCCGGAGCTGCTGCCCACTGAACCGCTCCCGTGCCCGCCGGATGTCCTGCCGAATGGTCTCCCGGAAATAGCCACTGGTGcccagggcaggggagggagaagagagaatgGTTTGGCCTGCCTTTCAGCCCCAGCCCACTGTTCTCTCACCAGCCCCCTCCTGGTGCCCCTGCACTGTAAGCCCCCCATTACCAAGAGTCTGTGGGTGTGGCTTCCAGCAGGCGGACCAGCCGGCCTACCAGCGGTGTAAGCAGGGCCTCAGTGCCCACCCCTGCCTGCACC
This DNA window, taken from Elephas maximus indicus isolate mEleMax1 chromosome 3, mEleMax1 primary haplotype, whole genome shotgun sequence, encodes the following:
- the MAP3K6 gene encoding mitogen-activated protein kinase kinase kinase 6 isoform X2, with translation MAGTCSRSAALERAGSCWQDPLAEALSRGRAPAASSGRGCARSRPLSVVYVLTREQRPAAETGAGAEAEPLPLRCLRDACAQLQGPRPSPQLRSLPFGTLALGDTAALDSFYNADVVVLEVSSSLVQPSLFYHLGVRESFSMTNNVLLCSQADLPDLQALRDDVFQKNSDCVGSYTLIPYVVTATGRVLCGDAGVLRGLADGLVQAGVGTEALLTPLVGRLVRLLEATPTDSCGYFRETIRQDIRRARERFSGQQLRQELARLQRGLDSVELLSPDIVMNLLLSYRDVQDYSAIIELVETLQALPTCDVAEQHNVCFHYTFALNRRNRPGDREKALAVLLPLVQFEGSVAPDLYCMCGRVYKDMFFSSGFQDAGHREQAYHWYRKAFEVEPSLHSGINAAVLLLAAGQRFEDSEELRLIGMKLGCLLARKGCVEKMQYYWDVGFYLGAQILANDATQVVLAAEQLYKLNAPICLAAVWAELRTRLCLQVSGVSDGNIPALPALQTHPGAPRRAPAPCPLLAPLLATVLQAIQACLSARGSVLGEVLVLELNKVLLPARLEVQGADPVSAVTLSLLEPETQNKPSSWTFPVASVCGVSTSKRDERCCFLYVLPPAQDVQLCFPSVGHCQWFCGLIQTSVTNPDSTAPAEGAEGVGEVLEFDYEYSETGERLVLGKGTYGVVYAGRERHTKVRIAIKEIPERDSRFSQPLHKEIALHKRLRHKNIVRYLGSASQGGYLKIFMEEVPGGSLSSLLRSVWGPLKDNESTISFYTRQILQGLSYLHDNHIVHRDIKGDNVLINTFSGLLKISDFGTSKRLAGITPCTETFTGTLQYMAPEIIDQGPRGYGKAADIWSLGCTVIEMATGRPPFYELGSPQAAMFQVGMYKVHPPMPNSLSAEAQAFLLQTFEPDPRLRASAQALLGDPFLQPGKKSRSPSSPRHAPLPSDVPSASLTPSADSTTQSQTFPCSQAPSQHPPSPPKRCLSYGGTSRLRVPEKPGAEEPPSPEESSGLSLLHQESKRRAMLAGVLEQELSVLADSLRLEQEQGPQLGRNQVEQLLRCLRAHIHTPNRRQLAQDLRALQRQLRAQGLGPGLLQGPLFAFPDAVKQVLRRRQIRPHWMFVLDSLLSRAVRAALAVLGPEVEKEVVSQLSEEPTKDKGSQTKQQETLVQCNPLPKEPEYGPPPLMVQLGLLRAETNRLRAVLAEKERECQALMQRALQRVDGEALASEPPAAFPADQGLVQWLQELSVDAVTIQTLLNHSFSLHALLTCVTQDDLSYTHIRGGMVCRIWRAILEQRAGASPGTQEAE
- the MAP3K6 gene encoding mitogen-activated protein kinase kinase kinase 6 isoform X3 codes for the protein MAGTCSRSAALERAGSCWQDPLAEALSRGRAPAASSGRGCARSRPLSVVYVLTREQRPAAETGAGAEAEPLPLRCLRDACAQLQGPRPSPQLRSLPFGTLALGDTAALDSFYNADVVVLEVSSSLVQPSLFYHLGVRESFSMTNNVLLCSQADLPDLQALRDDVFQKNSDCVGSYTLIPYVVTATGRVLCGDAGVLRGLADGLVQAGVGTEALLTPLVGRLVRLLEATPTDSCGYFRETIRQDIRRARERFSGQQLRQELARLQRGLDSVELLSPDIVMNLLLSYRDVQDYSAIIELVETLQALPTCDVAEQHNVCFHYTFALNRRNRPGDREKALAVLLPLVQFEGSVAPDLYCMCGRVYKDMFFSSGFQDAGHREQAYHWYRKAFEVEPSLHSGINAAVLLLAAGQRFEDSEELRLIGMKLGCLLARKGCVEKMQYYWDVGFYLGAQILANDATQVVLAAEQLYKLNAPIWYLVSVMETFLLYQHFRPTPEPLGGPPRRAHFWLHFLLQSCKPFKPASPQEDQCLVLVLELNKVLLPARLEVQGADPVSAVTLSLLEPETQNKPSSWTFPVASVCGVSTSKRDERCCFLYVLPPAQDVQLCFPSVGHCQWFCGLIQTSVTNPDSTAPAEGAEGVGEVLEFDYEYSETGERLVLGKGTYGVVYAGRERHTKVRIAIKEIPERDSRFSQPLHKEIALHKRLRHKNIVRYLGSASQGGYLKIFMEEVPGGSLSSLLRSVWGPLKDNESTISFYTRQILQGLSYLHDNHIVHRDIKGDNVLINTFSGLLKISDFGTSKRLAGITPCTETFTGTLQYMAPEIIDQGPRGYGKAADIWSLGCTVIEMATGRPPFYELGSPQAAMFQVGMYKVHPPMPNSLSAEAQAFLLQTFEPDPRLRASAQALLGDPFLQPGKKSRSPSSPRHAPLPSDVPSASLTPSADSTTQSQTFPCSQAPSQHPPSPPKRCLSYGGTSRLRVPEKPGAEEPPSPEESSGLSLLHQESKRRAMLAGVLEQELSVLADSLRLEQEQGPQLGRNQVEQLLRCLRAHIHTPNRRQLAQDLRALQRQLRAQGLGPGLLQGPLFAFPDAVKQVLRRRQIRPHWMFVLDSLLSRAVRAALAVLGPEVEKEVVSQLSEEPTKDKGSQTKQQETLVQCNPLPKEPEYGPPPLMVQLGLLRAETNRLRAVLAEKERECQALMQRALQRVDGEALASEPPAAFPADQGLVQWLQELSVDAVTIQTLLNHSFSLHALLTCVTQDDLSYTHIRGGMVCRIWRAILEQRAGASPGTQEAE
- the MAP3K6 gene encoding mitogen-activated protein kinase kinase kinase 6 isoform X4, whose product is MMFSRRTRGYFRETIRQDIRRARERFSGQQLRQELARLQRGLDSVELLSPDIVMNLLLSYRDVQDYSAIIELVETLQALPTCDVAEQHNVCFHYTFALNRRNRPGDREKALAVLLPLVQFEGSVAPDLYCMCGRVYKDMFFSSGFQDAGHREQAYHWYRKAFEVEPSLHSGINAAVLLLAAGQRFEDSEELRLIGMKLGCLLARKGCVEKMQYYWDVGFYLGAQILANDATQVVLAAEQLYKLNAPICLAAVWAELRTRLCLQVSGVSDGNIPALPALQTHPGAPRRAPAPCPLLAPLLATVLQAIQACLSARGSVLGAGLGAKQGAAPCEARGSGCGPSERCDSQPVGAGDPEQALQLDLPSRLCLRRQHLQAGRALLLPLRASPGSGRPAVLPQRRALPVVRAASWGGFCGLIQTSVTNPDSTAPAEGAEGVGEVLEFDYEYSETGERLVLGKGTYGVVYAGRERHTKVRIAIKEIPERDSRFSQPLHKEIALHKRLRHKNIVRYLGSASQGGYLKIFMEEVPGGSLSSLLRSVWGPLKDNESTISFYTRQILQGLSYLHDNHIVHRDIKGDNVLINTFSGLLKISDFGTSKRLAGITPCTETFTGTLQYMAPEIIDQGPRGYGKAADIWSLGCTVIEMATGRPPFYELGSPQAAMFQVGMYKVHPPMPNSLSAEAQAFLLQTFEPDPRLRASAQALLGDPFLQPGKKSRSPSSPRHAPLPSDVPSASLTPSADSTTQSQTFPCSQAPSQHPPSPPKRCLSYGGTSRLRVPEKPGAEEPPSPEESSGLSLLHQESKRRAMLAGVLEQELSVLADSLRLEQEQGPQLGRNQVEQLLRCLRAHIHTPNRRQLAQDLRALQRQLRAQGLGPGLLQGPLFAFPDAVKQVLRRRQIRPHWMFVLDSLLSRAVRAALAVLGPEVEKEVVSQLSEEPTKDKGSQTKQQETLVQCNPLPKEPEYGPPPLMVQLGLLRAETNRLRAVLAEKERECQALMQRALQRVDGEALASEPPAAFPADQGLVQWLQELSVDAVTIQTLLNHSFSLHALLTCVTQDDLSYTHIRGGMVCRIWRAILEQRAGASPGTQEAE
- the MAP3K6 gene encoding mitogen-activated protein kinase kinase kinase 6 isoform X1, with the translated sequence MAGTCSRSAALERAGSCWQDPLAEALSRGRAPAASSGRGCARSRPLSVVYVLTREQRPAAETGAGAEAEPLPLRCLRDACAQLQGPRPSPQLRSLPFGTLALGDTAALDSFYNADVVVLEVSSSLVQPSLFYHLGVRESFSMTNNVLLCSQADLPDLQALRDDVFQKNSDCVGSYTLIPYVVTATGRVLCGDAGVLRGLADGLVQAGVGTEALLTPLVGRLVRLLEATPTDSCGYFRETIRQDIRRARERFSGQQLRQELARLQRGLDSVELLSPDIVMNLLLSYRDVQDYSAIIELVETLQALPTCDVAEQHNVCFHYTFALNRRNRPGDREKALAVLLPLVQFEGSVAPDLYCMCGRVYKDMFFSSGFQDAGHREQAYHWYRKAFEVEPSLHSGINAAVLLLAAGQRFEDSEELRLIGMKLGCLLARKGCVEKMQYYWDVGFYLGAQILANDATQVVLAAEQLYKLNAPICLAAVWAELRTRLCLQVSGVSDGNIPALPALQTHPGAPRRAPAPCPLLAPLLATVLQAIQACLSARGSVLGAGLGAKQGAAPCEARGSGCGPSERCDSQPVGAGDPEQALQLDLPSRLCLRRQHLQAGRALLLPLRASPGSGRPAVLPQRRALPVVRAASWGGFCGLIQTSVTNPDSTAPAEGAEGVGEVLEFDYEYSETGERLVLGKGTYGVVYAGRERHTKVRIAIKEIPERDSRFSQPLHKEIALHKRLRHKNIVRYLGSASQGGYLKIFMEEVPGGSLSSLLRSVWGPLKDNESTISFYTRQILQGLSYLHDNHIVHRDIKGDNVLINTFSGLLKISDFGTSKRLAGITPCTETFTGTLQYMAPEIIDQGPRGYGKAADIWSLGCTVIEMATGRPPFYELGSPQAAMFQVGMYKVHPPMPNSLSAEAQAFLLQTFEPDPRLRASAQALLGDPFLQPGKKSRSPSSPRHAPLPSDVPSASLTPSADSTTQSQTFPCSQAPSQHPPSPPKRCLSYGGTSRLRVPEKPGAEEPPSPEESSGLSLLHQESKRRAMLAGVLEQELSVLADSLRLEQEQGPQLGRNQVEQLLRCLRAHIHTPNRRQLAQDLRALQRQLRAQGLGPGLLQGPLFAFPDAVKQVLRRRQIRPHWMFVLDSLLSRAVRAALAVLGPEVEKEVVSQLSEEPTKDKGSQTKQQETLVQCNPLPKEPEYGPPPLMVQLGLLRAETNRLRAVLAEKERECQALMQRALQRVDGEALASEPPAAFPADQGLVQWLQELSVDAVTIQTLLNHSFSLHALLTCVTQDDLSYTHIRGGMVCRIWRAILEQRAGASPGTQEAE